In Asterias rubens chromosome 15, eAstRub1.3, whole genome shotgun sequence, a genomic segment contains:
- the LOC117300395 gene encoding enkurin-like, with translation MSTQVMSESIYNLIPREEVKPPKNPRYQSKFRSDVKQEKKVNKSPNKTMGPAKVDLNAPREYLAKRSKEPVLPGKTSFKYPDDDTKKPMVPKKEDRPLMGLKSNKNFITTNAVENIMSVPKKPAANFVDTAKGSTHPLEPSGLVPKFLNKKGYGDVPDYLRRRNAEVKQAQEEYDEYIKEHYRRGAMKQLTNGERQLVLDGLKKNWEEIHHQYQGLSVVTDTAPKKARKERMEAEMKQLERDIELLEKHKTIYISNH, from the exons ATGTCTACCCAAGTTATGTCGGAGAGTATCTACAATCTTATCCCTCGGGAGGAGGTAAAACCACCGAAAAATCCGAG ATATCAGTCAAAGTTTCGCTCTGATGtgaaacaagaaaagaaagtCAACAAATCGCCCAACAAGACAATGGGTCCAGCCAAGGTGGATCTCAACGCGCCACGGGAGTACCTCGCCAAACGTTCCAAGGAACCAGTGCTGCCAGGCAAAACCTCCTTCAAGTACCCCGACGATGACACCAAAAAACCCATGGTACCAAAGAAAGAAGACCGTCCTTTGATGGGCCTGAAATCTAACAAGAATTTCATCACGACCAACGCTGTGGAAAACATCATGTCTGTGCCGAAGAAACCAGCGGCGAACTTTGTGGACACAGCAAAGGGGTCGACTCATCCACTTGAACCTTCTGGTCTGGTCCCGAAGTTTTTGAACAAGAAG ggCTACGGTGATGTTCCAGACTACCTCCGTCGACGAAACGCCGAAGTCAAACAAGCACAAGAGGAGTACGACGAATACATCAAAGAGCATTACAGACGAGGGGCTATGAAGCAGCTGACCAACGGGGAACGTCAACTAGTCCTCGACGGTCTCAAGAAAAACTGGGAGGAGATCCATCACCAGTATCAAGGCCTGTCGGTCGTGACGGATACAGCGCCTAAGAAGGCTCGCAAGGAAAGAATGGAGGCGGAGATGAAACAGCTTGAGAGAGACATTGAGCTTCTGGAGAAACACAAAACCATTTACATCTCTAACCACTAG
- the LOC117300396 gene encoding uncharacterized protein LOC117300396 encodes MFSSMGSTMSILARSATWDFAIQWGLFALAAALKTEKFYDLAGSGTFLLLTYQTLKWGGTQHFRQTVQSGMVGVWALRLGMYLFSRIMGDGEDRRFRQAKENLGLFFVFWTVQAIWVWITLLPTQILNAERKDKPIGMRDYIGWGLFVVGFILEATADYQKAAFRQDPNNVGKFINTGLWSVSRHPNYLGEILIWSGLYISASSVMSGKQYLSVISPIFVYFLLTRVSGIPLLEKYGLKKWGSNHMYQNYLQKTPVLWPKLW; translated from the exons ATGTTTTCCAGCATGGGGTCTACAATGAGCATTCTAGCGAGGAGTGCTACGTGGGATTTTGCTATTCAGTGGGGACTTTTCGCCCTCGCTGCCGCACTCAAAACAGAAAAGTTTTACGATTTAGCAG GTAGTGGTACATTTCTTCTGCTGACCTACCAGACCCTGAAATGGGGAGGGACGCAACATTTTCGTCAGACTGTTCAGAGCGGAATGGTTGGTGTTTGGGCCCTTAG GCTCGGGATGTATTTATTTTCCCGTATCATGGGTGATGGTGAGGATCGTCGCTTCAGACAAGCGAAGGAAAACTTGGGTCTTTTCTTCGTCTTCTGGACAGTGCAAG CGATTTGGGTGTGGATTACTCTACTTCCCACTCAGATTCTGAATGCTGAGAGAAAGGACAAACCTATTGGAATGAGAGATTACATTGGGTGGGGACTGTTTGTGGTTGGTTTCATCCTGGAGGCGACGGCAGACTACCAAAAAGCAGCTTTCAGACAAGACCCTAACAATGTG GGCAAGTTCATCAACACCGGCCTATGGAGCGTCAGCCGTCACCCCAACTACCTCGGAGAGATCCTGATATGGTCAGGTCTCTACATCTCCGCCTCGTCAGTCATGTCCGGTAAGCAGTATCTTAGCGTCATCTCCCCCATCTTCGTCTACTTCCTCCTGACTCGGGTGAGCGGCATTCCCCTGCTCGAGAAGTACGGCCTGAAGAAGTGGGGGAGCAACCATATGTATCAGAATTACCTTCAGAAGACCCCGGTGTTGTGGCCGAAGCTCTGGTAG
- the LOC117300397 gene encoding rhodopsin, GQ-coupled-like — protein MTIMVILTWLIPLLTASLPGIFGLVELGYDFQYKFCTFVDRNNMALWYDFIIVFTNYPIPLIILIGSYYQIYRHIKRHSARQAAHATNAAWKTGTGTRQQSGNQLQMEITKNTFYIVCAFILCLTPYSVCILVDTLKPAVPYAVTVLLLNSWINPIIYATKHPHFKTVFRSIFLCKCTEIPEAADFIRAIRAKSSVDFTCDLQYEKAKVTTLKV, from the coding sequence ATGACAATAATGGTTATCCTTACTTGGTTGATACCCCTACTCACAGCATCGTTACCGGGTATATTCGGACTTGTGGAACTCGGGTACGACTTCCAGTATAAATTCTGCACTTTTGTTGATCGCAACAACATGGCATTGTGGTATGACTTTATCATAGTCTTCACCAACTATCCCATCCCACTCATAATTTTGATTGGAAGTTACTATCAAATTTACAGGCATATAAAAAGACACTCGGCAAGACAGGCCGCACATGCCACCAATGCGGCGTGGAAGACGGGAACGGGGACCAGACAGCAGAGCGGGAACCAGCTACAAATGGAGATAACCAAGAACACTTTCTATATCGTGTGTGCCTTCATCTTATGCCTAACACCATACTCTGTTTGCATTCTTGTGGATACCCTCAAGCCAGCAGTCCCGTATGCCGTCACTGTCCTCCTTCTAAACAGTTGGATCAACCCGATCATCTACGCCACTAAGCACCCGCACTTCAAGACCGTTTTCAGGTCCATATTTCTCTGCAAGTGTACGGAGATACCCGAAGCAGCCGATTTCATTCGGGCCATAAGGGCAAAGTCTTCGGTTGATTTCACGTGTGACCTTCAATATGAAAAAGCCAAAGTGACCACTCTGAAAGTTTGA
- the LOC117300209 gene encoding opsin, ultraviolet-sensitive-like — protein sequence MEHCAEHEIPKNSSQVVDLEFEFCDYTQRLIVATLISLWSFIAVLDNSIVILAVVLSKRLRTPTNVFIVNLSVADLLTGFFFAWQVPALVAPNGWPLPGWLCSVVSVGTTTGVGCSIHSLAFIALNRLLLVTKPLSVYQSVY from the coding sequence ATGGAGCACTGTGCCGAGCATGAGATTCCGAAGAATTCTTCCCAAGTGGTCGAtcttgaatttgaattttgtgaTTACACGCAGAGGCTGATCGTGGCAACTCTTATATCACTGTGGTCCTTTATTGCTGTACTGGACAACAGTATAGTTATCCTGGCAGTGGTGCTTTCTAAACGACTGAGGACACCAACAAATGTGTTCATCGTGAATTTAAGTGTGGCAGACTTACTTACCGGGTTCTTCTTCGCCTGGCAGGTACCGGCGTTGGTGGCTCCGAACGGTTGGCCTTTACCGGGGTGGCTCTGCTCCGTGGTATCCGTGGGGACTACCACCGGGGTCGGCTGCAGCATCCACTCCCTTGCGTTCATCGCCTTGAATCGACTCCTCCTCGTCACCAAACCGCTCTCGGTTTACCAGAGCGTCTAC
- the LOC117300184 gene encoding 5-hydroxytryptamine receptor 4-like has translation MYPQPNGTESGDALDDEGAGEFRFSDYNQRVVVASLNLLISVFGIFGNVLVILAVALSRRLRTITNAFVVSLSVADLLTCMSLPFNAANLLHSDLSNSMFSDLVCKTLALILYTCGGCSLYTLAAIALNRYILITKSIKHYRSLYTPFKVAVMVTATWFVPLLVAFVPPLFGLGELGYAEKYGTCNHKTSNPLSHIYSIFQAVSFYPGPMVIIVICYVKIFKHVKQHCQNMMTSSSLELSISSSVQTKEALHPKENNSVTRRLTSSRRQIDITKNLFCVVLAFVICVSPFGIALMIPPSDPFIPWAAVFLAFNSCVNPVIYATKHPQFRQVFRLMLRCQFNKIQPDPFVRKAVIRRR, from the coding sequence ATGTATCCACAACCAAATGGAACAGAATCAGGTGACGCTCTAGACGATGAGGGCGCTGGTGAGTTCAGATTCTCAGACTACAACCAGCGTGTGGTGGTAGCCTCTTTAAACCTCCTTATCTCGGTCTTCGGCATCTTCGGCAACGTCTTAGTCATCCTCGCCGTGGCCCTCTCGCGACGTCTCCGGACCATCACCAACGCCTTCGTGGTCAGTCTAAGCGTTGCTGACCTGCTTACCTGTATGTCTTTACCTTTCAACGCCGCTAACCTGCTTCACTCGGACTTGAGCAACTCCATGTTTTCTGACCTGGTCTGCAAAACATTGGCCCTGATCCTGTACACATGCGGGGGCTGTAGCTTGTACACCCTTGCTGCCATCGCTCTCAACAGATACATACTCATCACCAAGTCCATAAAGCATTACAGGAGTCTCTACACACCGTTCAAAGTTGCCGTTATGGTCACCGCCACGTGGTTCGTACCGTTGCTCGTCGCGTTCGTCCCGCCGTTGTTCGGACTCGGTGAGCTAGGCTACGCTGAAAAGTACGGCACGTGCAACCATAAGACAAGTAACCCCTTGTCGCATATCTACAGCATCTTCCAGGCTGTCTCGTTCTACCCGGGTCCAATGGTCATCATCGTCATCTGCTACGTGAAGATCTTCAAGCACGTCAAACAGCACTGTCAgaacatgatgacgtcatcaagcctAGAGCTGTCGATCTCCTCGAGTGTACAGACCAAGGAGGCGCTCCACCCTAAGGAGAACAACAGTGTCACGAGGCGTCTGACGTCATCGCGAAGACAGATTGATATCACCAAGAATCTCTTCTGCGTAGTGCTCGCTTTCGTGATCTGCGTCTCGCCGTTCGGCATAGCGTTGATGATACCTCCGAGCGACCCGTTCATACCGTGGGCCGCCGTCTTCTTGGCGTTCAACAGTTGCGTCAACCCGGTTATTTACGCCACTAAGCACCCTCAGTTCAGGCAAGTGTTTCGTTTGATGCTACGTTGCCAGTTCAACAAAATACAACCTGATCCTTTTGTCCGAAAGGCTGTAATACGCAGAAGATAA